The following is a genomic window from Terriglobia bacterium.
CTGGGCCATGTAGTGGAGACCAACAAAGTTGATTTAGTAATCGCGAACGCGGAAAACTCCGCAGGCGGATTTGGGCTCACCCCTGCCATTGCCGACGAGCTTTTTGATCTCGGATGCCACGTGCTCACCACCGGCAACCACGTCTGGGACAAGCGCGAGATTGTTGATTACTTCAATTCGGCCAATGGCGATCCCAGCGGACGAGCGCGGAAAGTGTTGCGTCCCGCAAATTATGCGGAAGGCGTGCCCGGCATTGGTGTCTACGAGGGCTGCACCGCGCAGGGGCAGAAATTTGCCGTCATCAATTTACAAGGCCGCGTCTTTATGCAAGATACTGACGATCCTTTCCGCAAAGCCGATGCACTGCTGGCAAAGATCAGCAGCAAGGTAGTGATCGTTGATTTCCATGCTGAAGCCACGTCAGAAAAAATCGCACTGGGCTGGTACCTTGATGGACGCGTGACGGCTGTCCTGGGCACGCACACTCACGTGCCGACGGCAGACACAAGGGTCTTACCGGGGGGCACAGCGTATCAAACCGATGTCGGAATGACTGGCCCGTATGATAGCGTGATCGGCGTGCAGAAAGAGCAGGTTCTACAGCGCTTCCTGACTGGGCTGCCGGGCCGGTTTGAGGCCGCCAAGGGCGATCCGCGATTTTGCGCGGTACTGATTGGTTGCGATGAAACCACAGGTCGCGCGCATTCCGTGCAGCGGCTGATGCTGGGCGAATAGATTAAAAAGCAGCCCATTCGCGGGCTGCTTTTTTGTTGAAGCGCGTGGTTCTTTACTTGCTGGCTTTCTTTTTCGTAGTAGCCTTCTTCGCAGGACCCTTCCTGGCCGGCGTTTTGGCTGCAGGTTTGGCGCCCGGCACTTCACCCTTGATCATGGTGAACATGAACGGGTCAGGCGTGTACTCTGAGATCACTCCGATCACGTCCACGCTGGAACCGACTGCAGGTGGCTTGGTCATCGGCTTGTCCATGGTAACGCGCATGTCAGCCTTGTTGGCCGTCTGGTTGTCCTCGCTGAGCGCAACCTCCAGCGTGCTGGCATCCGGAGCTGCGATCACCTTCACTCCGGGCATCTTCAGCTTGGCTTCGCCATTTTTCTCTTTTGACTGGATGAACGCCCACACTTTTTCGGCGGCATCTTTGTTCGCGGGAGTCTTGTCACGGCAGGAAAGCACGAGTTCATAGTCGCTAAACGAAAGCTGGCTGGGATCATTCTGCTGCACAGCCTGGGCGGCCAGGTCGCACGGCGTGGGCGCCAGCGGAATGCTGGCGACAAAATTCGGCGGTGGAGCAGTCTCTGTGGCGGCGGTAGCCATGCGCTGGTTCCAGTCATCCGTGTTGCCGTGGTACTTCTTGTACCTTGAGAGAAAATACGGCGACCAAGCCTGGAAAGCCTGGGGATTTTGCTTTTGCGCAATGCTCAGCGCCTTGGCGCCATACCAGAAGCCCAGAGGATCCATGGGATTCGATTCCAAGAGCGCGATGGCAATCTGATAGTTGTTGCCCAGGTCGTTGGGATCGACTTTCAGCGCCTGCTCATAATATTTGCGCGCAGCGGCGTAATCTTTTTGCTGCAAAGCACCGAAGGCTGCCGTGCCGGCGAAGATATCAGTCATCTGGTTGCGCAGCTTTTCCTGGTCCGCAGCAGAAACGTCCGCGGGTTTCCAGTTGGGCAGTTCCTGCAAGCCGCGCTCGGCATCGCCACGGGCTTTTGCGCCAGTGGCCGCATCTTTAATCTGGCCGCGCTCAAGAAAGACCACGATGGCCAAAGCACGCACATTGTTCGGCTCAATCGTAAGAATCTGTCTGGCAATCTGCTCAACTTTTTGCTGGTTGTTGGCCTGCTGGTAGGCCCCCATGGCCTGCTCCAGCGCGTCAATCTTGACGATGCTGTTGGGATATTGGGCGACAAACGCTTCCATCGCCGCGCCTTTGGCTGCCGGATCCGTGGTATTTAACGCGGTGATATAGGCGTTATATTCCGCCGGATCTTTAATCACTTTCTGGCTGGTGGGAAGATTGGCCTGATCGCCACCTGCAGCGGGCTGTTGACCGGCGGTCGGTTGGCCGGCGGGTGGTTGCGCCGGCGGCTGTTGCGATGGTGAACTTCCCTGACCCCAGGCTGCTGTGGTTAGCGCAAGCACAAACGTGACAAGCACTCTTTTCATTGAGTTTTGCTCCTTCAGTACATCTCTGCCAGATTTGTGGCCCAATGTTCCAAGAACATCTCTTGCTCGGCTGGTCCTTTTCCGCTAAAAACTTAGAGGCACGGATTATAAAAGACACACCCCACATTTAGGCAAGCTCTACATAAAATGGCACTTTACTGCTCAGATGCAGAGTCACTGGCGATAGTTACCCTTAGGCACACCCGTCCCATCGGTATTTCCAGCTTTTATGGCCCCGAGCCACTCTTTCGTCAAAGTCAGACATCGGCCCGCAATCGCGACAACTACTTTCTAAACGTGAAAGTTCAATGAAAATCAATTTTGGGCGATCCACGGCAGGACGCGGTATCCTGCCAGATTAGACACCGGCCTGGATAAAACGTTCCTGAATGCCGCAAAAAAGGAAAGCTATTGGGAGTAAGCTTCTTAAAGTTAAGGACGGAAAGCATATGGACCATATTTTGAACGGCAAAATTGCGCTGGTCACCGGCGGAGGACGCGGAATTGGCGCCGCCATCGCTCTTAAACTGGCGGGCTTGGGTGCAACTACCATTGTCTGCGGACGCACGCTGGCCCGCCTGCAACACACGGCAGGCCAGATCCGCGCGGCAGGCGGCCAGGGTGAAGCCATGGCCTGCGATGTCGCCGACTGGAACTCAGTGGCCGCGCTGGCGGATCGTGTGCAAAAGACGTTTGGCCGGCTCGATGTGCTGGTCAACAATGCCGGGATCGGCACATTTGGCGGCCCGCTGCACACCATGCCCACGGACAAATGGGACGCCATGTTCAACACCAACCTGCGCGGCGTCTTTTATATGATTCGGGCCTTTGCGCCAATCATGATCTCCACCGGCGGTGGCGACATTGTGAATATTTCATCGCTGGCCGGAAAAAATGCCGTGCCGAAAGGCGCAGCTTACTCGGCCACAAAATGGGGGCTGAACGGACTGACGTATTCCGTGGCAGAGGAACTGCGCGGACACAAAATCCGGGTGGCTGTCGTCTGTCCCGGGTCGACGCTGACGGAGTTCGGAGCGCATGAAGGCAAGAGCCCGGACAAAATGCTGATTGCGGAAGACGTGGCCCATGCGGTGGAAATGCTGGTTACCTTGAGACCGCAGGCGTTCATCAGCGAGGTGCTTTTAAGACCGACGCAAAAGCCGTGAGGGGATCGCCGACATCGCCGTAACCTGAAAACCAGTTCACCGCAAAGGGCGCGAAGGTCGCAAAGGAAAATTGGAGATGTAAGGAAGCAACCGAGATCGGGTGATCCGGTGATCGCACGTGATCGGGTGACCGAAAACCAGACAGCAATCATAAGCTTCTGGTTTTCTTTCATTTGCTTTTTATCTTTGATCCTTTGCGTCCTTCGCGACCTTTGCGGTGAAATGTTTTTCAGATCATCGGATCACCGAACTACGCGCGATCACCCGATCCGCTTTTCCGGCACCATCACCGGCTCTTGTGGAGCCAGTGGCTTGCCGGCGTTGGCGGGCACGGGAACCAGCAGAGCTTCTTTGCGATAGACCAGATTGCTGGCGTTGAACGTGGCCAGCTTAAAGCCGTGGCCGTGCGTGATGGCGTCTGTGGGACAAGCTTCAACACAATATCCGCAGAAGATGCAGCGGTTGTAATCGATGTTATAGACCTTGGCATAGCGCTCAGCGCCGCTGATGCGGTTCTCTTCAGTGTTTTCGGCGGCTTCAATGTAAATGCAGTTTGAGGGGCACGCGGCCGCGCACAGGAAACAGGCAACGCATTTTTCCAGGCCGTTTTCATCGCGCTGCAACTCATGCAGCCCACGGAAGCGCTCCTGAAAAACCGCGCCCTCATTCGGCAGCTTTTTGTTGGGATAATCCTCAACAATGGTAGGAGCAAACATCTCCCGCAGGGTCACGGACATTCCCTTCGCGATGCCAGCCAGGTCGCCAAAGACACGAAAGATCGACATGCAGACAAGTATAATTCGGAACCACAAAGGACACAAAGGAGCAAGAAGGGAGTGGGGGGCAGCGTGGCGCGATCATCAAAAAATGATCATTTTAGTTGAATCCAGAACTCCAAATGCACCTGCGCCACAAGCTTAGAGATCGCGACTCGATCAACATTCTCCGGCAGCGGCAAGATAGCGACTGCCTCTTCCACTTCCCTGGCTAAACTTCTTGCGTGAGCCAAAACCCGATCCAGAGTCCACTCTCCACTACGCACTTCAATCAGCAAGTCCTTTTCCGGGCGCGGCAGGGTGATGCGTTTATGCGCCATGAGTTCCAGACATTCGTACAGCAGCCGCAGGCCGTGCATGGCGGCCTTAGTGTCATAGCCGAACTTGCCGATGTACTCTGGCCTCTGTCCTTTTTTACCGCTTCCCTTTTCGCCCGTGAGCCTCTTAAATTGGTCGTCGGCAAATCCAAGAAATTGTTTGGCTGAGTTGCGCGACAGGAACAGTTCGCGGTTTGCTTGAATCTTCCTCCATGTCTCGGACGCGACTTCCTGCGGTTCAGCAAACAGAAAATGCAGAGCCGTGGCATTGCCCTTGGCCGCCATGGCCGCCCATTTACGAAGAGAGTAGAGAGTTACGTCAACATCGTCAGGCCCGTTGCGGCGCTCATCTCCAGCCGTGGACCAAACGAAGTGTTCGCTGGGATTAAGGCCAAGTGCTTGTTCCTGTTGTTCGACATAAACGCCATAAAGATCGGTGTCATCTGTCTGCCCGACTTTGGCGCCATGCAATTCCGAGCCGCCGACAAAGAGGTGAATGAGATTCTTCGGATGGTCAAAGCCGGAGAGCGCAACCAAGTCTAAAAGCGTTCTTTTGAGTTCTTTTTTCATCTAGCCCTTTTGAGAAACGCACAGTCCTTCCTGCCCACTTCGCACGCTTATGAAAGCGCTGCTCATGATGGCCGACAAATACCGCGGATATTACAGATAGGCCAATATCGTGAAATTGTTCCGCCCAGAAATTGGTTACCCTCCGCCCCCAGAACCCTCGCTCACCAAAGCTTTTCCACAACAGCGTCTTGGTGAACGACTGATGTCCACGCGCCTTGTCGCTCGCCAGGATCATAAACCAACAGTAGGAAAGGAGAATTGTGTGGCCGATCGATTGAGAGGAACGGTGATGCAACGAATCATCCAGCGGCAGGTTAGGATTGCGTGCGGTGACTGACGGATAGATGAGCCAGCATCAAGCCCTCTGCTTCAGCTTTTCGCATTGATGCGGCTGTCATCACAGTTCCGAAGTGGAAATTGCGCGTGGTTCGCGTCATACTATAGAGATGAATGCCAAACCCGCCGCAGCCCTTGAACCTGACCACGAGGAAATCCTCGAGTGGATTGAAGCTTTTGATGAAGTTATTGACCAGGAAGGCCCTGGCCAGGGTACCCGCCTGCTGGAAGCCCTTACGCGGCGCGCCCAACAGTCCGGCGTGGACGTTCCCGTCCATCTGAATACCCCTTATGTCAACACAATTCCTGTCTCGGAAGAGGTTCCCTATCCCGGTGATCGTGCCATGGAGCGGCGCATCAAGAGCCTGATCCGCTGGAACGCGATGGCCATGGTCCATCGCCAGAACAAGAAAGACCCCGGCATTGGCGGTCACATCTCCACATATTCTTCTCTGGCTACGCTGCTTGAAGTCGGCTACAACCATTTCTTCTATGCCAACCATGGCGACGAACCGGGCGACTTTGTTTACTTCCAGGGACACGCCTCACCGGGCGTTTATGCACGCGCATTTCTTGAAGGGCGACTGACGCAGGAGCAGGTTGAAAATTATCGCCATGAGCTGCGCGACAAGCCGGGCTTGTCGTCATACCCGCACCCGTGGCTGATGCCAAGTTTCTGGCGCTTCCCTACTGTGTCGATGGGACTAGGCCCGCTGAACGCTATCTACCAGGCGCGTTTCATGCGCTATCTTGAGAATCGCGGCCTGATCAAGCCGACCCCGCGCAAAGTGTGGGCGTTCATTGGTGACGGTGAAACCGACGAGCCTGAAGTTCTGGGCTCACAGCTGACGCTGGCTGCCCGCGAGAAGCTGGATAACCTCATCTTTGTGGTGAACTGCAACCTGCAACGGCTCGACGGCCCCGTTCGCGGCAACGGAAAGATCATCAACGAACTGGAAGCTGCCTTCCGCGGCACCGGATGGAATGTAATCAAGGTGCTCTGGGGCTCCGGCTGGGACGAGCTCCTGGCCCGCGACCACTCCGGCATGTTGATCAAGCGCATGGAAGAGTGCGTTGACGGCGAGTACCAGGCCTTCAAAGCCAAAGACGGCGCTTATGTGCGCAAGGAGTTTTTCGGAAAATATCCGGAGACAGCGGCCCTGGTGGCTGACTGGACTGATGACGAGATCTTCCACCTGCAGCGCGGCGGTCTTGATCCGCAAAAGGTCTACAACGCTTACAAGCGAGCCATGGACCACAAAGGCGGCCCAACGGTGATCCTGGCCAAGACGATCAAGGGCTACGGCCTTGGATCGGCGCAGGCCCGCAACGCCACGCATCAGGAAAAGAAGATGACCGACGAAGCGCTCACCGCGTTTCGCTCGCGCTTTGAAATTCCCATTCCCGATAAGGCCGCCCAGGAAGGCTCGCTCTACCGGCCACCGGAAGACAGCCCGGAGATCCAATACCTGCTTGAGCGACGCAAAGAGCTGGGCGGGTTCATGCCCAAACGCGATGCCCGCAAGGGCGTGCGCGGATTCGAAGCCCCAAGTCTAGAAACTTTCAAGGAATCGCTGGAAGGATCAAAAGGCCGCGCCGTCTCTACCACAATGGGTTTCGTGAGCATGCTGCGCAACCTGATGAAAGACCCCAAGGTCGGTAAGCTGGTGGTGCCAATTATTCCCGACGAAGCCCGCACGTTCGGCATGGAGTCAATCATCCGGCAGGTTGGCATTTATGCCAGCCAGGGCCAGCTTTATAAACCGCACGATGTCGATATGCTGCTCTATTAT
Proteins encoded in this region:
- a CDS encoding nucleotidyltransferase domain-containing protein; this encodes MKKELKRTLLDLVALSGFDHPKNLIHLFVGGSELHGAKVGQTDDTDLYGVYVEQQEQALGLNPSEHFVWSTAGDERRNGPDDVDVTLYSLRKWAAMAAKGNATALHFLFAEPQEVASETWRKIQANRELFLSRNSAKQFLGFADDQFKRLTGEKGSGKKGQRPEYIGKFGYDTKAAMHGLRLLYECLELMAHKRITLPRPEKDLLIEVRSGEWTLDRVLAHARSLAREVEEAVAILPLPENVDRVAISKLVAQVHLEFWIQLK
- a CDS encoding SDR family oxidoreductase: MDHILNGKIALVTGGGRGIGAAIALKLAGLGATTIVCGRTLARLQHTAGQIRAAGGQGEAMACDVADWNSVAALADRVQKTFGRLDVLVNNAGIGTFGGPLHTMPTDKWDAMFNTNLRGVFYMIRAFAPIMISTGGGDIVNISSLAGKNAVPKGAAYSATKWGLNGLTYSVAEELRGHKIRVAVVCPGSTLTEFGAHEGKSPDKMLIAEDVAHAVEMLVTLRPQAFISEVLLRPTQKP
- the nuoI gene encoding NADH-quinone oxidoreductase subunit NuoI, with amino-acid sequence MSIFRVFGDLAGIAKGMSVTLREMFAPTIVEDYPNKKLPNEGAVFQERFRGLHELQRDENGLEKCVACFLCAAACPSNCIYIEAAENTEENRISGAERYAKVYNIDYNRCIFCGYCVEACPTDAITHGHGFKLATFNASNLVYRKEALLVPVPANAGKPLAPQEPVMVPEKRIG
- the aceE gene encoding pyruvate dehydrogenase (acetyl-transferring), homodimeric type, with the protein product MNAKPAAALEPDHEEILEWIEAFDEVIDQEGPGQGTRLLEALTRRAQQSGVDVPVHLNTPYVNTIPVSEEVPYPGDRAMERRIKSLIRWNAMAMVHRQNKKDPGIGGHISTYSSLATLLEVGYNHFFYANHGDEPGDFVYFQGHASPGVYARAFLEGRLTQEQVENYRHELRDKPGLSSYPHPWLMPSFWRFPTVSMGLGPLNAIYQARFMRYLENRGLIKPTPRKVWAFIGDGETDEPEVLGSQLTLAAREKLDNLIFVVNCNLQRLDGPVRGNGKIINELEAAFRGTGWNVIKVLWGSGWDELLARDHSGMLIKRMEECVDGEYQAFKAKDGAYVRKEFFGKYPETAALVADWTDDEIFHLQRGGLDPQKVYNAYKRAMDHKGGPTVILAKTIKGYGLGSAQARNATHQEKKMTDEALTAFRSRFEIPIPDKAAQEGSLYRPPEDSPEIQYLLERRKELGGFMPKRDARKGVRGFEAPSLETFKESLEGSKGRAVSTTMGFVSMLRNLMKDPKVGKLVVPIIPDEARTFGMESIIRQVGIYASQGQLYKPHDVDMLLYYREAKEGQILEEGITEAGSMASMTAAGTAYSNYRVPMIPFFTYYSMFGFQRVGDLIWAFADARGKGFLMGGTAGRTTLLGEGLQHQDGHSTLVASTVPTCAIYDPAFVYETAVIVQDGIRRMYQEGEDRFYYIMIYNEDYPMPEMPKGVEEGIIKGIYKYKAAEGKKADVHLFGSGPIFNEALKAQQILAEKYSVQADVWSVTSYNELRREALTIERWNRLHPAEKPKQPYILSTLEKAKAEGPIVAASDYMKAIPDQLAPWLGTRLVTLGTDGFGRSDNREHLRRHFEINAASIATAALSRLARDGKFDPKKAQKAFADLGVNIDKGDPARA
- a CDS encoding TIGR00282 family metallophosphoesterase, with protein sequence MQILFIGDIFGSPGRKIVRDHLGHVVETNKVDLVIANAENSAGGFGLTPAIADELFDLGCHVLTTGNHVWDKREIVDYFNSANGDPSGRARKVLRPANYAEGVPGIGVYEGCTAQGQKFAVINLQGRVFMQDTDDPFRKADALLAKISSKVVIVDFHAEATSEKIALGWYLDGRVTAVLGTHTHVPTADTRVLPGGTAYQTDVGMTGPYDSVIGVQKEQVLQRFLTGLPGRFEAAKGDPRFCAVLIGCDETTGRAHSVQRLMLGE
- a CDS encoding tetratricopeptide repeat protein; this translates as MKRVLVTFVLALTTAAWGQGSSPSQQPPAQPPAGQPTAGQQPAAGGDQANLPTSQKVIKDPAEYNAYITALNTTDPAAKGAAMEAFVAQYPNSIVKIDALEQAMGAYQQANNQQKVEQIARQILTIEPNNVRALAIVVFLERGQIKDAATGAKARGDAERGLQELPNWKPADVSAADQEKLRNQMTDIFAGTAAFGALQQKDYAAARKYYEQALKVDPNDLGNNYQIAIALLESNPMDPLGFWYGAKALSIAQKQNPQAFQAWSPYFLSRYKKYHGNTDDWNQRMATAATETAPPPNFVASIPLAPTPCDLAAQAVQQNDPSQLSFSDYELVLSCRDKTPANKDAAEKVWAFIQSKEKNGEAKLKMPGVKVIAAPDASTLEVALSEDNQTANKADMRVTMDKPMTKPPAVGSSVDVIGVISEYTPDPFMFTMIKGEVPGAKPAAKTPARKGPAKKATTKKKASK